A window of Dehalococcoidia bacterium genomic DNA:
GGCGCTGGTCGATCGCTTCGTCGCGGCCAGCGGCCGGGCGGCGGACGAGCTGGTGCTGATCGTGCCGCCGCTGGGCGGGCGCGGCACCGTGGAGAAGATCGCCGCCAACGCCGTGATGGCCGGCTGCTTGCCCGAGCACATGCCCGCCGTACTGGCGGCGCTGGAGGCGATGCAGGACGACCGCTTCAACCTGCGCGGCATGCAGTGCTCGACGCACCTGAGCACGCCGCTGCTGATCTTCCACGGCCCCATCCGCCGCGAGCTTGGCATCAACTGCGGGGCGAACGCCTTCGGCCAGGGCTGGCGGGCGAACGCCACGATCGGCCGCGCCGTGAAGCTGGCGCTGGTCAACCTCGGCGGCGCCGTGCCCGGCGATGCCGACAAGGCGACCTTCGGCCATCCCGGCAAGTACACGTACTGCATCGGCGAGAACGAGGAAGAAAGCCCCTGGGAGCCACTGCACGTCGAGCGCGGCTTTGCGGCGGATCAGAGCGCCGTCACCGTCTACGGCGCCGAAGCGCCGCACAATATCAACAACCAGACGGCGGACAACCCGCATGACCTGCTGCGCACGATCGCCTCGATGATGGCTAACCTCGGCTCAAACCACCCCTACCTGATGAGCGAGAGCATGGTCGTGCTCTCGCCGGAGCACGCGCGCGTCTGCGCGGAAGCAGGCTGGCGCAAGCGCGACGTACGCGACTTCCTCTTCGACACGGCCCGTGTGCGCCTGGGCGACCTGAAGCGGGGCGGCCTGCACGGCGCCCGCACGCAGATGAACCCGTGGCCGCGCTGGCTCGACCAGGCGAACGACGAGACGCGCGTGCCCGTCGCCCGCCGCCCCGACGACCTGATCGTGATCGTCGCCGGCGGCCCCGGCCGGCATTCGCTCTACATTCCCGGCTGGGGCACCCGCTCCGTGACGCGAGGGGCAGGAAACAGGAAATAGAGGGCGGAGGACACAGGGTTGACGGTGCAGCCTGAACTCAACAAAACCCTCCCACAGCTTCCCCCTCTCCAGTTTCTGGAGAGGGGGCCAGGGGGTGAGGCCGCCGAGCGCCTGCTGGCGCTCGGCCTGGTGGACCCGACCGACCGGCCGAAGCCGCGTGAGCACCGCGCGGCACCGCGGCTGAGCACACTCAACGGCAAGCGCGCCGGCTTCTTGGACAACCACAAGGCGAACGCCGACGTGCTGCTGGAAGAGGTGCGGGCGCTCTTGGCCGAGCGTTTCGATCTATCCGGCGAGAGCTGGGTACACAAGTTCATCTACTCGCGCGAGGCCACACCCGCCGAGATCGAGCACCTGACCGAGCGCTGCGACTTCGTCGTCACCGCCGTGGGCGATTGAGGCTCCTGCGTGTCGTGCAGTATGCACGACGTGGTGGAACTGGAAGACCGCGGCGTGCCCGCGGTGGCGCTGCACACGCACACCTTCATGAACTCGGCCGTCACCCACGCCCGCGCCTATGGCCGCCCCGATCTGCGCTCGCTCTCCGTGCCCGCGCCGATCGCCAACGCCGGCCGTGAAGCCGTGCGCCACAAGGCTGAGGGCGTGCTCGATGCGATCGTGGCCGCGCTCACCGGAACGGCGTAGCGCCGGAGCGCCGCCACAACCAACCGTGGCGCCCGCATCGGGTATCGCGGCCGTATGTCGGGGCTTTCCCGGGAAGGGCGCCTGCGGTGCGCCGCCACGGGTAGCAACGTCGCCCCGTTCCCCTCGCACACCGTTTGGACCGCTCCAGGAGTCCCTTCCCGTGTCGGAAAGGGACAGGTTTCGCGTGCGAAACCAGGGCTGGATGCCCCGGAGCGGGCGCCGCGTCGGCGAGTGCGCGGCAGCCCCAACCACGCATCACAGGCGGGCGCCGCGCCGCTCAGTCCGCGGCGCCGGCGGCCACGGGCGGCGCGGGCTCAAGGTCCTTGAACTGCGGCAGCACTTCCTCAGCCAGGAGCCGCATCGACTTGAACCACGGCTCGGGGTGGTCGGCGTAGTCGAAGACGAAGAGCAGCAGCGTGCCGAAGCCGCCCAGGTCCTTGTACATCTGCTCCAGCTTCTCCGACACGGTCTTCACCGAGCCCACGAGCCAGCCGTGGTTCCAGAGATACTCCGGTGTCACCTGCGCGTCGGGGAGGTTCGGGTCGTCCTTCAGGTACTTGATGAAGTCGAAGTCCTGGAAGAGCGGCAGCAGGTACTCGCGCATCATGCGGCCCATGTCGCCGTGCACGCACTGCTCGTAGGCCTGCTCGTCGGTGTCGGCGACGAAGATCTCGCGCACGATGCGCCACTCGCGCCGGTCGGGCACGCGGCCGGTGCGCTTGCCGCCCTCCACCACGGAATCCCAGTGCGAGGCGACGTAGCCGGGGCTGAGGTTGAGGCTGAGTGGGATGAAGCCGCGCTCGCCCGCCAGCTTGAGCGTGTCCGAGCCGGGGCTGAAGCCGGCGACGCCGATCGGCGGGTGCGGCTTCTGGTACGGCTTGATGTGGTGCTTCAGCGTGCGCAGCATCGGCTCCGGCACGTTCACGTGCCAGAACTGGCCCTCGTAGTCCAGCCCGCCGTCCGTCTCCCACATCTTGAGCATGATGTCGAGCGCTTCGCGGGTCATGTCGCGGTTCTTGCCGCCGGCGCCGTCCACGGCAAAGAGCTGCCAATCGCTGGGCAGGCCGCTGGCGCCGACGCCGAGCATGTAGCGGCCGCGCGCCAGGTGATCCATGAAGGCGACGCGGCAGGCCAGCTCGGCCGGGTGGTGGTAGGGCAGGAGATGAGCGCCGGGCGCGAGCTTGATCTGCTTCGTCTGCAGCAGCGCCTGGGCGATCAGCACGTCGGGCGAGGGGTTCGGCTCCCAGGGCGAGGTGAAGTGCTCGCCGATCCAGGCCTCGTTGTAGCCCAGCTCGTCCGCGGTGCGCAGCACGCGCAGGTCGTACTCCTGGCCTTCTTTGAAGTCGCGTTCCGGCGGGTGCGAGGGCATCAGGAACATGCCGAGCTTCATCTGAGAACTCCGTTGACAACTCCGTGTACCGCGGCCGTGGCGCGGCCATGCCTGCGGGATGCGCGGGCATCATAGCCGCGCATGGCGGATTTCACAACGCGCCGAAGCGCTAACCCCGCCGCGCCTACACCACCACGAGCAGCTCGCCGCGACGCTGCACGCGTGGGGCCACGGCGTAGCGGTCGATCTCCGCACAGAAGCGCAGGTCCGCGCCGAGGCCCAGCGCGGCGAGCGCACGGCCGTGCTCGGCCGCGGCGAAGGCGGCTTCGGCATCGCGGCCGAAGGAGTCGTAGAGGCGCAGCGCCATCTGCGCGGCGTCATCCAGTCGGGGCGCATCGGGCAGCGATTCGCGCGCGGCCGCGATCAGTGCGCCGGCGCAAAACGTGTCTTCCAGGCTGAAGGCCGTGCCCAGCTCGGTGCCCGAGCAAACCAGCGCCAGGTCGAGGCCGCCCGCACGCGCCTCGGCCAGCGCCGCCTGCAGCACGGCCGAGACGTTCAGCAGGCTGCCGGCGAAAACCGCGGGCGCCGCCGCCACGCGCACCAGCGCCTTCGTGCCGTTGCTCGTGAAGAGCACGGCGCGCCGCCCGGCAAGTTCCAGCCGTGCGAACTCCTCCGGCGAGTTGCCGTGGTCGAAGCCTTGCGGCGGCAGACCGCCCACCTCGCCGCAGAGCAGGCGCGGCAGCTCGCAAACCGCAGCGCGCAGGGCAAAGGCCTGCTCGATCTCCGCCACGACCGCGACCTCGCTCGCGCCGCGTGCGATCAGCGTGGCCAGCGTCGAGGTCGCGCGCAGCACGTCGATCACGACACAGACGTGTCGCTCCGGCTGCTGGAGCAGCGCGGGCAGCAGAGAGGTGTGGATGCGCATACGCCAGTTCTAGCGGAAGCCGCGCCCGCGGTCCATCGCCGGCACGCCCCTACATAAGCGCACAGCCGGCGACGCCCGCCGTCCCGCCGCCGCAGCAGCCCATGCTATCGTAGAAGGCGTGAGCAACGACGGCCCCATCGGCGTGTTCGACTCCGGCGTGGGCGGGCTGGCCGTGCTCTGGGCGTTGCGGGCGCTGCTGCCGCGCGAGGATCTGCGCTACTTCGCCGACCAGGCAAACTTTCCCTACGGCCCGCGTCCCGCGGACGAGGTGCGCGAACTGGCGCTGGCTGCCGGCGAGCGCCTGGTCGCGGAAGGCGCAAAGCTGCTGGTCGTCGCCTGCAACACGGCATCGAGCGCGGCCCTGCCGGCCCTGCGCATGCGGCTGCCCGTGCCCGTGGTCGGCATCGAGCCGGCGATCAAGCCGGCCTGCGCCGCCAGCCGCAACGGCCGCGTGGGCGTGCTGGCGACCGACGGCACCGTGCAGGGTGAGGCGCTGGCGGCGCTCGTCGGCCGTGTGGCCGGCTGCGTCGAGGTGATTTGTGTGCCCGCGCCGGGCCTGGTCGAGCTGGTGGAGCGCGGCGAGTTGGACTCGGCAGCGGCGCGGACGCGCGTGCTGGCGGCTGTGCGGCCGCTGCGCGAGGCAGGCGTCGATGTCGTGGCGCTGGGCTGCACCCACTTCGCCTTTCTGCGGCCGCTGGTGCGGGAGTGCCTCGGGCCGGACGTGCGCGTGCTGGAGCCAGCGTTGGCGGTGGCCCGGCAGGCGGCGCGGGTGCTGTGCGAGCGGGAACTGGCAAGCGATCGCGAACCACCAGGCGATACTGTCTACTCCAGCAGCGCGGACGCCACGCGCCTGCTGCGGCGGGTCAAACTCTTGAGCGGAGGGGCGACGTGCCGTTGACCTTCCTGGAAAAGCTGGGCGCCGCGGCGCAGCGCAACCGCAGCCGCCTCTGCGTCGGCCTCGACCCCGACCCGGCGCGCATCGCCGGCGACGTCGGCGCCTTCAACCGCGCGATCATCGCTGCCACGGCCGACCTGGTCTGTTGCTACAAGCCGAACATCGCCTTCTACGAGGCGCTGGGCCGCGCCGGTTTCGAGGCGCTGAAGGCGACGATCGCCGCCGTGCCGGACGGTATCCCCGTGCTGCTCGACGCCAAGCGCGGCGACGTGCCCAACACCGCCGAGGCCTACGCCCGCGCCCTGTTCGACGAATGGGGCGCCGACGCGGTGACGGTCAACCCCTACCTGGGGGAAGACTCGCTGGCGCCGTTCTTCCGCCGGGCCGAGCGCGGCGTGTTCGTCGTCTGCCGCACCTCCAATCCCGGCGCCCGCGACCTGCAAGACCTGCGCGTGCGCGGCGCGGATGGCGGCGAGGAGCCGCTCTACCTGCACGTGGCCGCGCGGGTGAACGGCTGGAACAGCAGCGGCAACGCCGGCCTCGTCATCGGCGCGACCTACCCGGCCGAGCTGGCGCTGGTGCGCGAGCGCTGCCCGGAGCTGCCGATCCTCGTGCCGGGGGTCGGCGCCCAGCAGGGCGAACTGGCCGCCAGTGTCCGCGCCGCCGACAACGGCCGGCCATGGGGCTTCCTCGTCAACGCCTCGCGCGGCGTGCTCTACGCGGCGCAGGCGGGCGAAGATCCCGCCACGTCCGCCCGCGCCGCCGCCCTGGCGCTGCGCGACGCGATCAACGCCGAGCTGGCCGCGTTCAACGACAACATCGTCGGCGGCATCGAGCTCATCGCCGAGTTCAAAGAGCGGCCCTCATAACTCCCAACCCCTTCTCTCCCATACCCAGGCAGTTGGGAGATCCGCAGCGTTCGACGAGCGTATGGGAGAGAAGGGGCGACCATGGGGAGGAAGCTCCGCGGGCAGCCGGTTCGCGATCGGGTGCAGGGGCGCAATCAGCAGCGCGCCGGAATGCCGCACATCGAGCGAATCGCCCGATGCAGGATCTCCCCTCTCTCCCATACGCTCTTGAACAGCCGCGTCTCTCCCATCGCCCGTGTATGGGAGAGAGGGGATGGGGAGTAAGGGCTGCCGCGCCTGCGAAAGGTTCCGAGGAGGTTCGATGGCCGGCGCGTTCTCCGGCTGGCGGGCGCGGATCGATCCACCCTGCCCGGCCGCGTACTTCCTCGGCTGGCTGCTGCACGCCGCCGGCGCCTCCGTATCGGATGCCGCGGGCGAGACGCTCGGTGCGGCCGCCCTGGCGCTGCGCCTGGCCGGCGGCGAACAGGCGAGCGCCCGCGGTGAGCTGGCGCTCGCCGGGCCGCGGGGCGAACGCTTCGCGGCCCACTTCATCGCCGTCGACGAGCCCGGCTTTGAGGACGGCGACGACGCGGCGGCCTGGGCCTGGGGCGGCCTCGCCGGCATAACGGGCGAGCCGGACGGGCCGCCGCTGGCGCCGGGCGCACCGCTGGCCGGCATGTGCGGCGCGCTGCACGCCGCGCTCGCCTTCGCGGCGGCTCGCTGGCGCGGCAGCTCCGGCCTCGCGATCACGGTGCCGCTGGCCGATGTGGTCGCCTCGCTGATCGAGGTCGCCGGGCTGCGCTACGCGGCGGACGGCAACGTGCGCGGGCGCGGCGGCGACTGGTGGGGTCTGGCCGGCTGGGGGCTCTATCCCTGCATGGACGGCAAGCTGGCCCTCTCGCTGCGCGATCTCGGCCAGTTGCAACGGCTGGCCGCGCTGCTGGGCCTGCCGGAAATCCACGACGCGCGCTTCGACGACTTCGCCTGGGGCATCGCCGCCGCGGGCGAGGAGCTGCACGCGCTGCTGCTCGCGGGCTTCGGCGCACAGCCGCTGGCACGGCTGCTACCGGCATTGCGCCGCGAGCGCATCGCGGCCGCGCCGGTGCGTCCGCTCGACAGGCTGCTGGCCGACCCGCATCTGCATGCCCGTGACGCCTTCGAGCAGGACGCCGGGCTCTGGCTGCCGCGCTTCCCCGCCCGCATTACTCCCTCTCCCCAGCACGCCGCCATCGCGCACGGCGCGAACATGCATCACTCAGTGGCAGGCGAGCGGGCACGGCCGTTACGCGGTGTGCGCGTGCTCGATATCAGCTCGATCTGGGCGGGGCCGCTGGCGGCGCGGCTGCTCGCCGATCTTGGGGCAGAGGTGACGAAGCTGGAGCGGGCGGGCCAGCGCGCCGGCAGCTTCAGCACCGGCGCTGCCTGGGACCGCGGCTTCTACGCCGTGCTCAACGACCGCAACAAGCGGCCCTTCGCCTGGGATCTGACGGCGCCCGCCGACCGCGCCGCCTTCGAGACGCTGCTGCGCGATGCGGACGTGCTGATCGACAACTTCACGCCGGGCAGCCTCGATCGCGCCGGCCTCGGCCGGGCGGCGCTGCAGGCGATCAACCCACGGCTGGTCAGCGTCTCCTTGCCGGCGCAGGGGCTTTCCGGCCCAGACGCGGGCGCCGTCGGCTACGGCAGCACGATCGAGCAGGCGGCGGGGCTTGGCTGGCTGTACGCCGATGCGGCGGGCGAGCCGCACCGCTCCGGCGTCAACTTCTCCGACCCGATCGCCGGCCTGTACGGCGCGCTGGGCGCGGTGCTGGCCCTCTGTGGCGCACGCGACCACACCTCCGTCGAGCTGAGCCAGCAGGAGGCGGCGCTGAGCCTGATGCTGCCGGCGCTGGCGCGGTTCCAGCAAACGGGCGAGGTTCCCCGCGCCCGCGAGGCGCTGCCCGGCGACGGCGGCTGGCGCTTCGACGGCGTGCGCGTGCGGGACGTTGCCGAGGTGGCCGGCCGGCCGGGCGCGCCGGGCAGCCGCGCCGTGCGCTGGCTGCGCCACCCGGATGGCCGCTCGTATCCGCTGGTCGTCTTGCCCTGGCGAGGCGCCTTCAGCCGTGGCGTGGCGCCGCGGCCGGTACAGATGCCAGCGCCGATCGCTACGGCCGTGCAAGCGTACGACTGACCGGCGGTAATTCGGCCCCTGCAGAGGTTCGCCACGGGCGACCGCGCGTGCTCAACCGCCGGTAACGGCGCTGCATCGCGCCTGCGGCGTCGGGGCTATGCCGCCGCGCCAAGCGGCCGATACTCAGCATAGGCAGGGTATAGCAGGCGCCGGCGGGGCGCCGTTCCCCGTTGGCCGGCCGGAAACCGCACGGAGCTGGAGGCGCAGCCACTCATGAGCGCGGCAGAACAGCCAGTCGTCGTTATCCTCGACGCCGATCCCGTGGCCCGCGAAGCGATGGAAGGCAGCGCGTTGGCCTGCGGCCTGAACGTGGGCGCGATGGGCACGTTCGGCGTCGAGAGCGAGCTGCTGATCCGCGACGGCTGGCCCGACGCCGTGCTGCTCGGCCTGGAGCCGCCGGTGGAGCGCGGCCTGCAGACGCTGCGCGCCCTGGCCGCGGCGCAGCCCGAGATCCCGGTCATCGTCTACTCCAGCCAGACCGACGGCGCCGCCGTGCGCCGCGCGATGATCGCCGGGGCGCGCGACGTGGTGGCGGCGCCCGCCGCCGGCCAGCCGCTCTACAACGCCGTGGCCGGGGCGCTGCGGCGCACGAGCACGACGCGCACACGCGACGAAGCGGGGGACGAGGGGAATGCGATCTCCGCGCAGCCCGGCGGCAAAGTGATCGCAGTCTTCGGTCCCAAGGGCGGCTGCGGCAAGACGACGCTCGCCACCAACCTGGCCGTAGACCTGGCGATGGTCTCCCACGCGCGCGTGGCGTTGGTCGATCTCAGCGCCCGCTTCGGCGATGTCGCGCTCACGCTCGACGTGCCGGCGCAGCACACGGTGGCCGATGTGGTGCGCGAGATCGGCAGCATCACCTACGCGACGATCGCCCGCTACCTGACGCCGCATCCCTCCGGTCTGCTGGTGCTGCCCTCCTCGCGCGATGCAAGCGAGTGGGACGCGACCACGCCCGAGACGACGCGCCGGGTGATCGGCCTGCTCGCGCAGTCGTTCGATTATGTCGTGCTCGATGCGCCGCAGGCGTTCACCTACACCGTGGCGGCCGCCGTCGATCTGGCAACAGTGGCGTTGGGCGTCACCTCGCTGGATCTGACCAGCGTTAAGGACATGACCGCGGTGGTGAGCATGCTGCGCGATCTCAACTTCCCACTGGCGAAGCTGAAGCTGGTGATGAACCATCGCGGCGCCGTGAAGGGCGCCACGGCAGAAGAGTTGAGCCGCGCCATTGGCATACCCGTCGCCTTCAGCATTCCCCACGACAAGGCGCTGCAATACGGCCTGCAGACGGGCGTTCCCGCGGTGAAGCAGGCGCCGAACGCGCCGGCCTCGCGTGCGATCCGCGAGATCGTGCGATCGCTCATTCCGGACAGCGATCCCCTGCCGGAGCGGCGCCGCGGCCTCTTCGGCCGCCTCGCCGGCTTTCGCCAGGTGCGCTCGCCTGAGCCGCTGCGCCGTTCGGCGTAGCACCGGCTGCCCCTGGCGCCGCTCAGCCCCGCGTGGCCGGCAGCCGCTTCAGCGCGGGAATCACGTGCTTGCCGAACAACTCGATCGACGAGAGCACCTGCTCGTGCGGCACCGTTTCCGTCGCCATCAGGAACTGCAGCTCGTCCACGCCCGCGGCTTCGTGGATGGCGATGCTCTTCAGGCAGCTCTCCGGGTCGCCGGCCACCAGCACGCCGCGCTCGACCAGCGTGTCGGCGTCGATCTGGTTCCAGAGCGCCGCGGCGATCTGGCCGGAGCCGCCGGAGAGATCGACCGCGGGCGCGCTCGCGGCCCTGTCCTGCCCGTCCTGCTTCTCCTCCTGCTTGATGTAGCGGGCGAAGTTCGCCTGCAGGTGATCCGGCACGCCGCCCCAGGACTCGACGAGCTGCGCGTAGAGATGCATCTGGTCCTTGAGATAGGGCCGGTCCGGCCCGAAGAAGGTGCGCAGCGAGCGCGCCGCCAGCTCGCGCGCCGCCGCATCGTCTTCGCCGCAGAAGCCCATCGTCGCGCTCAGCCACTGGTCGTTGATGAACTTGCCCACCGGCTGCGCCCGGCGCACGTTCGTCTTGTACTCCCTGATGTAGGGCTCAAGATAGGACGGCGCGGCCACGCTCAGCGCCATCACGCCGATGCCCAGCTCCGCCGCCAGCCGGTAGGTCGAAGGCTGCAGCGCCGCCACCCAGATGCGCGGGTGCGGCTTCTGGTACGGCTTGGGCCGCACGTCGCGCGGGGGCACGTTCCAGAACTGGCCTTCCCAGGAGAACGGCCCGTCCTCCCAGATCTTCGGAATCATGCGCAGCGACTCTTCCCACATGGCGCGGGTGTTGCGCGGGTCGATGCCCATGCCGATCTGCTCGTACGGCGCCGAGCGGCCGGTGCCGAACTCGACGCGGCCGCCGGAGAGATGATCGACCATCGCCACGCGCTCGGCCACGCGCACCGGGTGGTGGTAGGGCAGGATCACCACGCCGAAGCCGAGGCGAATGCGCCTGG
This region includes:
- a CDS encoding LLM class flavin-dependent oxidoreductase produces the protein MKLGMFLMPSHPPERDFKEGQEYDLRVLRTADELGYNEAWIGEHFTSPWEPNPSPDVLIAQALLQTKQIKLAPGAHLLPYHHPAELACRVAFMDHLARGRYMLGVGASGLPSDWQLFAVDGAGGKNRDMTREALDIMLKMWETDGGLDYEGQFWHVNVPEPMLRTLKHHIKPYQKPHPPIGVAGFSPGSDTLKLAGERGFIPLSLNLSPGYVASHWDSVVEGGKRTGRVPDRREWRIVREIFVADTDEQAYEQCVHGDMGRMMREYLLPLFQDFDFIKYLKDDPNLPDAQVTPEYLWNHGWLVGSVKTVSEKLEQMYKDLGGFGTLLLFVFDYADHPEPWFKSMRLLAEEVLPQFKDLEPAPPVAAGAAD
- a CDS encoding 2-phosphosulfolactate phosphatase codes for the protein MRIHTSLLPALLQQPERHVCVVIDVLRATSTLATLIARGASEVAVVAEIEQAFALRAAVCELPRLLCGEVGGLPPQGFDHGNSPEEFARLELAGRRAVLFTSNGTKALVRVAAAPAVFAGSLLNVSAVLQAALAEARAGGLDLALVCSGTELGTAFSLEDTFCAGALIAAARESLPDAPRLDDAAQMALRLYDSFGRDAEAAFAAAEHGRALAALGLGADLRFCAEIDRYAVAPRVQRRGELLVVV
- the murI gene encoding glutamate racemase; the protein is MSNDGPIGVFDSGVGGLAVLWALRALLPREDLRYFADQANFPYGPRPADEVRELALAAGERLVAEGAKLLVVACNTASSAALPALRMRLPVPVVGIEPAIKPACAASRNGRVGVLATDGTVQGEALAALVGRVAGCVEVICVPAPGLVELVERGELDSAAARTRVLAAVRPLREAGVDVVALGCTHFAFLRPLVRECLGPDVRVLEPALAVARQAARVLCERELASDREPPGDTVYSSSADATRLLRRVKLLSGGATCR
- the pyrF gene encoding orotidine-5'-phosphate decarboxylase; its protein translation is MTFLEKLGAAAQRNRSRLCVGLDPDPARIAGDVGAFNRAIIAATADLVCCYKPNIAFYEALGRAGFEALKATIAAVPDGIPVLLDAKRGDVPNTAEAYARALFDEWGADAVTVNPYLGEDSLAPFFRRAERGVFVVCRTSNPGARDLQDLRVRGADGGEEPLYLHVAARVNGWNSSGNAGLVIGATYPAELALVRERCPELPILVPGVGAQQGELAASVRAADNGRPWGFLVNASRGVLYAAQAGEDPATSARAAALALRDAINAELAAFNDNIVGGIELIAEFKERPS
- a CDS encoding CoA transferase; amino-acid sequence: MAGAFSGWRARIDPPCPAAYFLGWLLHAAGASVSDAAGETLGAAALALRLAGGEQASARGELALAGPRGERFAAHFIAVDEPGFEDGDDAAAWAWGGLAGITGEPDGPPLAPGAPLAGMCGALHAALAFAAARWRGSSGLAITVPLADVVASLIEVAGLRYAADGNVRGRGGDWWGLAGWGLYPCMDGKLALSLRDLGQLQRLAALLGLPEIHDARFDDFAWGIAAAGEELHALLLAGFGAQPLARLLPALRRERIAAAPVRPLDRLLADPHLHARDAFEQDAGLWLPRFPARITPSPQHAAIAHGANMHHSVAGERARPLRGVRVLDISSIWAGPLAARLLADLGAEVTKLERAGQRAGSFSTGAAWDRGFYAVLNDRNKRPFAWDLTAPADRAAFETLLRDADVLIDNFTPGSLDRAGLGRAALQAINPRLVSVSLPAQGLSGPDAGAVGYGSTIEQAAGLGWLYADAAGEPHRSGVNFSDPIAGLYGALGAVLALCGARDHTSVELSQQEAALSLMLPALARFQQTGEVPRAREALPGDGGWRFDGVRVRDVAEVAGRPGAPGSRAVRWLRHPDGRSYPLVVLPWRGAFSRGVAPRPVQMPAPIATAVQAYD
- a CDS encoding AAA family ATPase codes for the protein MSAAEQPVVVILDADPVAREAMEGSALACGLNVGAMGTFGVESELLIRDGWPDAVLLGLEPPVERGLQTLRALAAAQPEIPVIVYSSQTDGAAVRRAMIAGARDVVAAPAAGQPLYNAVAGALRRTSTTRTRDEAGDEGNAISAQPGGKVIAVFGPKGGCGKTTLATNLAVDLAMVSHARVALVDLSARFGDVALTLDVPAQHTVADVVREIGSITYATIARYLTPHPSGLLVLPSSRDASEWDATTPETTRRVIGLLAQSFDYVVLDAPQAFTYTVAAAVDLATVALGVTSLDLTSVKDMTAVVSMLRDLNFPLAKLKLVMNHRGAVKGATAEELSRAIGIPVAFSIPHDKALQYGLQTGVPAVKQAPNAPASRAIREIVRSLIPDSDPLPERRRGLFGRLAGFRQVRSPEPLRRSA
- a CDS encoding LLM class flavin-dependent oxidoreductase — protein: MRLSLAYEMQRPLVDDHAVIEETIEQVVLADEMGFDSVWFVEHHFLTSFSMSPCPEVIFGALSRLTRRIRLGFGVVILPYHHPVRVAERVAMVDHLSGGRVEFGTGRSAPYEQIGMGIDPRNTRAMWEESLRMIPKIWEDGPFSWEGQFWNVPPRDVRPKPYQKPHPRIWVAALQPSTYRLAAELGIGVMALSVAAPSYLEPYIREYKTNVRRAQPVGKFINDQWLSATMGFCGEDDAAARELAARSLRTFFGPDRPYLKDQMHLYAQLVESWGGVPDHLQANFARYIKQEEKQDGQDRAASAPAVDLSGGSGQIAAALWNQIDADTLVERGVLVAGDPESCLKSIAIHEAAGVDELQFLMATETVPHEQVLSSIELFGKHVIPALKRLPATRG